In Phaeobacter porticola, one DNA window encodes the following:
- a CDS encoding UbiH/UbiF family hydroxylase gives MENGCDILISGGGIAGLTAAATFGAAGFKVICVDPMPPITGRDDTGADLRTTAILQPGRALLQEAGIWDHLDSHAAPLRVMRIIDAGGDLSEPRVIKDFNSADISDQPFGWNLPNWLLRRELLTRLSELDTVDFRPGLATTGLFTRTSTAQVTLSDGACITARLVLACDGRDSPMRRAAGIPVRTTRYGQKALAFAVTHDLPHENVSTEIHRSGGPFTLVPLPDHNGRPSSAIVWMERGPRAQALQRMDTDAFEEEMNSRSCGVLGTLRLASRRSIWPIISQSAQRLNGERLALMAEAAHVVPPIGAQGLNMSLGDLRILLELAQARSEGLGDATMLDAYHKARHSDILMRVKGIDLLNRTSMLAPRPLRDLRAFGLNALYSLAPVRKTLMQMGLGVK, from the coding sequence ATGGAAAATGGCTGTGATATTCTGATTTCTGGTGGCGGTATTGCAGGGCTGACCGCAGCGGCGACCTTTGGCGCAGCCGGGTTCAAGGTGATCTGTGTTGATCCCATGCCTCCGATCACCGGGCGCGATGACACAGGCGCCGATCTGCGCACCACAGCCATCCTGCAACCGGGCCGCGCGCTGTTGCAAGAGGCCGGAATCTGGGATCACCTGGACAGCCACGCAGCACCGCTGCGGGTCATGCGGATCATTGATGCCGGCGGGGACCTCTCTGAGCCGCGTGTGATCAAGGATTTCAACTCCGCCGATATCTCTGATCAGCCTTTTGGCTGGAACCTGCCCAACTGGCTGCTGCGGCGCGAATTGCTGACCCGGCTGAGCGAACTGGACACCGTCGATTTCCGCCCTGGCCTTGCCACAACTGGCCTGTTCACCCGGACCAGCACCGCTCAGGTCACCCTGAGCGACGGTGCCTGCATCACCGCCCGCCTCGTGCTGGCCTGTGACGGGCGCGACTCGCCTATGCGACGAGCGGCTGGCATCCCTGTGCGCACGACGCGCTACGGGCAAAAGGCACTGGCCTTTGCCGTGACCCACGACCTGCCCCACGAAAATGTTTCAACCGAAATCCACCGCTCCGGCGGGCCCTTCACCCTGGTGCCGCTGCCCGATCACAACGGCCGACCGTCCTCAGCCATTGTGTGGATGGAACGCGGTCCGCGCGCACAAGCGTTGCAAAGGATGGACACCGACGCTTTTGAAGAGGAAATGAACAGCCGCAGCTGCGGTGTGCTGGGCACGCTACGGCTCGCCTCACGCCGCAGTATATGGCCGATCATCAGCCAATCTGCACAGCGACTGAACGGCGAGCGACTTGCGCTAATGGCTGAGGCTGCCCATGTTGTGCCCCCCATCGGGGCGCAAGGGCTGAACATGTCGCTTGGCGATCTGCGCATATTGCTAGAGCTGGCCCAAGCCCGTTCCGAAGGGTTGGGAGACGCCACCATGCTGGACGCCTATCACAAGGCCCGCCACAGCGACATTCTGATGCGGGTCAAGGGAATCGATCTGCTGAACCGCACCTCCATGTTGGCACCACGCCCATTGCGTGATCTGCGCGCCTTTGGCCTGAACGCGCTTTATTCACTGGCACCGGTGCGCAAGACGCTGATGCAGATGGGGCTAGGCGTCAAATAA
- the carA gene encoding glutamine-hydrolyzing carbamoyl-phosphate synthase small subunit has product MADTVPPKPTACLALADGTIFYGTGFGATGETVAELCFNTAMTGYQEIMTDPSYAGQIVTFTFPHIGNTGVTPEDDETADPVAAGMVVKWDPTQSSNWRATEELKTWLTRTGRIAIGGLDTRRLTRAIRQQGAPHVALAHDPDGNFDIEALVAKAREWSGLEGLDLAKDVTCAQSYRWDEMRWAWPDGYNCQNAPKHKVVAIDYGAKRNILRCLASAGCDVTVLPASATAEDVLAHTPDGVFLSNGPGDPAATGAYAVPMIKQILDTTDLPMFGICLGHQMLALALGGKTVKMNHGHHGANHPVKENATGKVEITSMNHGFAVDGQSLPDGVEETHVSLFDGSNCGIRISDRPVYSVQHHPEASPGPQDSFYLFERFSEAMDARKSA; this is encoded by the coding sequence ATGGCCGATACCGTCCCACCCAAGCCCACCGCATGTTTGGCGCTTGCTGATGGCACCATCTTTTATGGAACCGGCTTTGGCGCCACCGGCGAGACCGTCGCCGAACTCTGCTTCAACACCGCCATGACCGGCTATCAAGAAATCATGACTGATCCCTCTTATGCCGGACAGATCGTGACGTTCACTTTCCCCCATATTGGCAACACCGGTGTCACCCCCGAGGACGACGAAACCGCTGATCCCGTTGCCGCTGGCATGGTGGTGAAATGGGACCCAACCCAGTCCTCCAACTGGCGCGCCACTGAAGAGCTGAAGACCTGGCTCACCCGCACCGGACGCATCGCCATCGGCGGTCTCGACACCCGTCGCCTGACCCGCGCCATCCGCCAACAGGGTGCCCCGCATGTGGCCCTGGCACACGATCCCGACGGCAATTTCGACATCGAGGCACTGGTCGCCAAGGCCCGCGAGTGGTCAGGCTTGGAAGGGCTGGATCTGGCAAAGGACGTTACCTGTGCCCAAAGCTATCGCTGGGACGAGATGCGGTGGGCTTGGCCCGACGGCTACAACTGCCAAAATGCCCCCAAGCACAAAGTGGTTGCCATAGATTATGGCGCCAAGCGCAACATCTTGCGCTGCCTTGCGTCGGCTGGCTGTGACGTCACCGTGCTGCCCGCTTCCGCAACCGCCGAAGATGTGCTGGCCCATACCCCCGATGGGGTGTTCCTGTCCAACGGACCCGGCGATCCTGCGGCCACCGGCGCCTACGCCGTGCCGATGATCAAGCAGATCCTCGACACCACGGACCTGCCCATGTTCGGTATCTGCCTTGGCCACCAGATGCTGGCGCTGGCGCTTGGCGGCAAGACCGTCAAAATGAACCACGGCCATCACGGTGCCAACCACCCGGTGAAGGAGAATGCCACCGGCAAGGTTGAAATCACCTCGATGAACCACGGGTTTGCCGTTGATGGTCAAAGCCTGCCGGACGGTGTCGAAGAAACCCATGTTTCGCTGTTCGATGGGTCCAATTGCGGCATTCGCATCTCCGATCGCCCGGTTTACTCGGTGCAGCACCACCCCGAGGCCAGCCCAGGTCCACAAGATAGCTTTTACCTGTTTGAACGCTTTTCCGAGGCCATGGACGCACGCAAATCTGCGTAA
- a CDS encoding glycosyltransferase produces the protein MVQHNLTLIDSARALKRRDRQTSFERRLVEEHAVSKDHLMRALVLRQHQRAPIDQILVSEGWASQEQVLDALSSQHGMQQVDLGGHRPQARLLARKPAQFWLRCCALPYMQLGQTVVVAIAHPAAFAGIKRDLEGSFADIQPVIASEAQINALLIAHFREDLAREASTRVPLAYSCRTLRQPTWFSWPLLFLVAAITAAILAPRLVFAVLCGLALLTLLLFTVLKCAGFLSHLQAQRSERELRRRQKHASSVGARVDHVPEMTPPRRLPHISMLVPLYKEAEIGRALLCRLCKLTYPRSLLEVLLVLEEDDAVTRNAIRCADLPDWFRVIEVPAHGGLTTKPRAMNYALNFCRGEIIGVWDAEDAPNPDQLEQVAQAFAQGDNNLACLQGALDYYNPSQNWIARCFTLEYASWFRIVLPGIARLGLVVPLGGTTLFIRKAVLEQLGGWDAHNVTEDADLGVRLSRLGYRTDMLPTTTYEEANCRPWPWVKQRSRWLKGFMVTYLVHMRRPTVLARQLGWRQFLGLQAFFLGTVGQFLLAPCLWSFWLITFGLSHPTAPVLPAGAPMVAAAALVFFELLGVVIAITAAFASGRRRLALWAPCMLLYFPMGVIAVYKALYELIFRPFFWDKTAHGHTPHTDAAQDTQPRIVPDL, from the coding sequence ATGGTTCAACACAACCTAACATTGATCGACTCCGCGCGGGCGCTTAAGCGGCGGGACCGTCAGACCTCATTTGAACGCCGTCTGGTTGAAGAGCACGCCGTCAGCAAGGATCACCTGATGCGGGCCTTGGTTCTGCGCCAGCATCAGCGGGCTCCGATTGACCAGATCCTAGTTTCCGAGGGTTGGGCCAGTCAGGAGCAGGTTCTGGATGCGCTGTCATCGCAACACGGGATGCAACAGGTTGATCTGGGCGGTCATCGTCCTCAGGCGCGTCTGCTCGCGCGCAAACCTGCTCAGTTCTGGCTCCGCTGCTGTGCGCTACCATACATGCAACTGGGCCAAACTGTTGTGGTGGCGATTGCGCATCCAGCTGCCTTTGCCGGGATAAAACGTGATCTAGAAGGAAGCTTTGCCGACATCCAACCCGTGATCGCCAGCGAGGCCCAGATCAACGCCTTGCTGATCGCGCATTTCCGCGAGGATCTGGCCCGCGAGGCCAGCACCCGCGTCCCGCTTGCCTACAGCTGTCGCACGTTGCGGCAGCCGACCTGGTTCAGTTGGCCGTTGTTATTTTTAGTCGCAGCCATCACCGCTGCGATCCTTGCCCCGCGTCTTGTATTTGCTGTGCTTTGCGGATTGGCGCTATTGACGCTGCTGCTGTTTACAGTGCTCAAATGCGCAGGGTTCCTGTCACATTTACAGGCCCAAAGGTCCGAGCGCGAACTAAGACGGCGGCAGAAACACGCCTCCAGCGTCGGGGCCCGTGTCGATCACGTCCCGGAAATGACACCGCCCCGGCGCCTGCCACATATTTCAATGCTGGTGCCGCTCTACAAAGAGGCCGAGATTGGCCGCGCCCTGCTCTGCCGCCTGTGCAAGCTGACCTACCCGCGCAGCCTTCTAGAGGTACTCTTGGTATTGGAAGAAGATGACGCTGTGACCCGCAATGCCATCCGCTGCGCCGATCTACCCGATTGGTTCAGGGTCATCGAAGTGCCTGCACATGGCGGGCTGACCACCAAACCGCGCGCAATGAACTACGCATTGAACTTCTGCCGAGGCGAGATCATTGGCGTCTGGGACGCCGAAGATGCCCCGAATCCCGATCAACTGGAACAGGTCGCCCAGGCCTTTGCTCAGGGGGACAATAACTTGGCTTGTCTTCAGGGGGCACTGGATTACTACAACCCCAGCCAAAACTGGATCGCCCGCTGTTTCACATTGGAATACGCCAGCTGGTTCCGCATCGTGTTGCCCGGCATCGCCCGATTGGGCCTTGTGGTACCGCTGGGTGGTACTACGCTTTTTATTCGCAAGGCTGTTCTCGAACAACTGGGTGGTTGGGACGCCCATAATGTGACCGAAGACGCAGACCTTGGTGTGCGGCTTTCTCGTCTCGGCTATCGCACGGACATGCTGCCAACCACCACCTATGAAGAGGCCAACTGCCGTCCCTGGCCATGGGTCAAACAACGGTCGCGCTGGCTCAAGGGATTCATGGTGACCTATCTGGTCCACATGCGGCGGCCCACGGTGCTGGCTCGGCAATTGGGTTGGCGGCAATTCCTTGGATTACAAGCGTTTTTTCTGGGCACCGTTGGGCAGTTTTTACTGGCGCCTTGCCTGTGGTCGTTCTGGCTGATCACCTTTGGTCTGTCACATCCAACGGCGCCGGTCCTGCCCGCAGGCGCGCCAATGGTCGCAGCAGCGGCGCTGGTGTTTTTTGAACTTTTGGGCGTTGTCATCGCCATCACCGCAGCATTTGCAAGTGGTCGGCGGCGGCTGGCGCTTTGGGCGCCCTGCATGCTGCTGTATTTCCCAATGGGGGTCATCGCCGTCTACAAAGCCCTGTATGAGCTGATCTTCAGACCGTTTTTCTGGGACAAGACGGCCCACGGCCACACACCGCATACCGACGCTGCGCAAGACACCCAACCGCGCATAGTGCCGGATCTCTAG
- a CDS encoding prephenate dehydrogenase: protein MSLSAQFSCVGLIGFGAFGKLIAHNLAPHVPLRVHDPVAQHAAAEPSPSLRHTSLAKAAACPLVILAVPVSALAALCRQISPDLRPGTVVMDVGSVKLTPCETMQQLLPPDVELLGSHPLFGPQSTKSGIAGHKIALCPLRGNSHRHIAALLRHLFGLKVITTTPADHDRELAIVQGLTHMIAKVLDQMTPGKLGMTTASFDLLQQASRMVSGDSPGVLGAILRDNPFAAEVRDDFLRRAAQLGAIDNSTTMSPAKEKDPPMLAGL, encoded by the coding sequence ATGTCCCTATCTGCTCAGTTTTCCTGTGTCGGCCTTATTGGCTTTGGCGCTTTTGGCAAGTTGATCGCCCACAATCTGGCCCCACATGTACCGCTCCGGGTCCACGACCCTGTTGCTCAACACGCCGCAGCTGAACCATCTCCGTCGTTGCGTCACACTTCTCTGGCCAAGGCAGCGGCCTGTCCGCTGGTGATCCTGGCCGTCCCGGTCAGCGCACTGGCCGCGCTCTGTCGCCAAATTTCCCCAGATTTGCGTCCCGGCACGGTGGTTATGGATGTCGGTTCAGTCAAACTAACTCCGTGTGAGACGATGCAGCAGCTCCTTCCCCCGGATGTGGAACTGCTGGGAAGCCATCCGCTTTTCGGCCCACAAAGCACCAAATCAGGCATCGCAGGACATAAGATCGCGCTCTGCCCGCTGCGCGGGAACAGCCATCGCCACATCGCCGCGCTGCTACGTCACCTCTTTGGCCTTAAGGTAATCACGACCACACCGGCAGACCATGACCGCGAACTGGCGATTGTTCAGGGGCTGACACACATGATTGCAAAAGTGCTGGACCAAATGACCCCCGGCAAGCTGGGCATGACCACCGCCAGTTTTGATCTGTTGCAGCAAGCAAGCCGTATGGTCAGCGGTGATTCACCCGGCGTGCTGGGCGCCATCCTGCGCGACAATCCCTTTGCCGCCGAGGTCCGTGACGATTTCCTGCGACGCGCAGCGCAGCTGGGGGCAATCGACAATAGCACCACCATGAGCCCCGCCAAAGAAAAAGACCCGCCAATGCTGGCAGGTCTCTGA
- a CDS encoding GatB/YqeY domain-containing protein, with protein MDTRTRVNQALKQAMKDRAAARLATLRLINAAIKDREIAGRVDGEGAGIGDAEILAILGKMTKQRNESARAYEEGGRLDLAERELGEISIIEEFLPKQLSDEEVAKAVQVAVAETGAESIRDMGKVMGALKGKYTGQMDFGKVGPLVKDQLCQGGNC; from the coding sequence ATGGATACGCGAACTCGGGTCAATCAGGCCCTGAAACAGGCCATGAAAGACCGCGCAGCAGCCCGACTGGCAACCCTGCGTCTGATCAATGCCGCGATCAAGGATCGCGAAATTGCTGGCCGTGTGGATGGTGAAGGCGCTGGCATCGGAGATGCTGAAATCCTTGCGATCCTTGGGAAAATGACCAAACAGCGCAACGAAAGCGCGCGTGCCTACGAAGAAGGTGGACGTCTGGACTTGGCCGAGCGCGAGCTGGGCGAGATTTCGATCATTGAAGAATTCCTCCCCAAACAGCTGAGCGACGAAGAGGTCGCAAAGGCGGTACAGGTTGCCGTTGCAGAGACCGGAGCTGAGTCGATCCGCGACATGGGCAAGGTTATGGGTGCGCTGAAGGGAAAATATACCGGTCAGATGGATTTTGGCAAAGTCGGACCATTGGTGAAGGATCAGCTTTGCCAAGGTGGCAACTGCTGA
- a CDS encoding GntR family transcriptional regulator: MSLTRSTSQTDAYALILEAIDVGVYRPGDRLVESDLAERFGVSRTPIREALQRLETQSLLERDGRSLIVASLDHNQMAELYVVRRELEGLAASLAARHATEEEVRVLQEMVAADDAFVDNPTELAKANRRFHEQIHLASHNRYLVQQLNLVHRTMALMATTSLAAEGRGRIAQAEHKNIVSAIERRDEEAAGRALKDHISVAFMTRLKQDAGERSKG; encoded by the coding sequence ATGAGCCTGACTCGTAGCACCAGCCAGACGGACGCCTATGCGCTGATCCTAGAAGCCATTGATGTCGGGGTTTATCGGCCCGGCGACCGCCTGGTGGAAAGTGACCTTGCCGAACGCTTTGGCGTGTCCCGCACCCCGATCCGTGAGGCGTTGCAGCGGCTGGAGACACAGTCGTTGCTGGAGCGGGACGGGCGGTCCCTGATCGTGGCATCGCTGGACCACAATCAGATGGCGGAATTATATGTGGTGCGGCGGGAGCTGGAAGGTCTTGCGGCCAGCCTTGCCGCACGCCACGCCACCGAAGAAGAGGTCCGTGTGTTGCAAGAGATGGTTGCCGCTGACGATGCCTTCGTCGACAATCCGACAGAGCTGGCCAAGGCCAATCGTCGTTTCCACGAGCAGATCCACCTAGCGTCGCACAACCGCTATCTGGTCCAACAGCTGAATCTGGTACATCGCACCATGGCGCTGATGGCGACGACATCACTCGCGGCTGAGGGGCGGGGCCGGATTGCACAGGCCGAACACAAAAACATCGTCAGCGCCATCGAACGCCGCGATGAAGAGGCGGCAGGGCGCGCGCTGAAGGATCATATCTCGGTTGCGTTCATGACACGTCTGAAGCAGGACGCGGGCGAACGCAGCAAGGGCTAG
- a CDS encoding M50 family metallopeptidase, with amino-acid sequence MQTLSRIFRGHWQLICLAVVIAILWPTQAVLPLRILTVFLHELSHAAATLLTGGEVVSLTIDPSEGGMVISRGGNRFLTLTAGYTGSLVIGSALFVIALRTDWDRTVLALFGGVTLAVAAVYIRDLFALGFTLATGAAMLAAARYFSLAANDMILRVIGISSMIYAPLDIYDDTIARAYLRSDARMMAEEFGGATMLWGGLWLTISLAMICVTLRYGLGPASNISWRSLKPTS; translated from the coding sequence ATGCAGACCCTAAGCCGCATCTTCAGGGGACATTGGCAGCTGATATGCTTGGCAGTGGTGATTGCCATCCTCTGGCCAACGCAGGCGGTGCTGCCGCTGCGGATCCTGACCGTTTTCCTCCACGAGCTGTCACATGCAGCGGCAACCCTGTTGACCGGTGGCGAGGTGGTTAGCCTGACCATTGATCCCAGCGAAGGCGGCATGGTGATCTCGCGTGGTGGCAACCGGTTCCTGACACTGACGGCAGGCTATACCGGATCGCTTGTCATCGGCTCGGCGCTCTTTGTGATTGCGCTGCGCACGGATTGGGACCGCACGGTCCTGGCGCTTTTTGGGGGCGTGACGCTGGCGGTTGCCGCAGTCTATATCCGCGATCTCTTTGCGCTTGGGTTTACCCTGGCAACTGGTGCCGCAATGCTGGCCGCTGCGCGATATTTCAGCCTCGCGGCCAATGACATGATCCTACGGGTGATCGGCATCAGCAGCATGATCTATGCCCCGCTCGACATCTACGACGATACAATCGCCCGCGCCTATCTGCGGTCAGACGCGCGAATGATGGCCGAAGAATTTGGCGGTGCAACAATGCTCTGGGGTGGTCTCTGGCTGACGATCAGCCTTGCAATGATCTGCGTCACCCTGCGCTACGGGCTGGGCCCCGCCAGCAATATCAGCTGGCGTAGCCTTAAACCCACGTCCTGA
- the ctaD gene encoding cytochrome c oxidase subunit I has translation MADAAIHGHGHEDERGFFTRWFMSTNHKDIGILYLIVSAIVGFISVAFTVYMRLELMDPGVQYMCLEGARLIADASAECTPNGHLWNVLITGHGILMMFFVVIPALFGGFGNYFMPLQIGAPDMAFPRMNNLSFWMYVAGTSLAVASVLSPGGNDQLGSGVGWVLYPPLSTNEGGFSMDLAIFAVHVSGASSILGAINMITTFLNMRAPGMTLFKVPLFSWSIFVTSWLILLSLPVLAGAITMLLMDRNFGFTFFDPAGGGDPILYQHILWFFGHPEVYIVILPGFGIISHVIATFARKPVFGYLPMVWAIIAIGVLGFVVWAHHMYTVGMSLNQQAYFMLATMVIAVPTGVKVFSWIATMWGGSIEFKAPMMFAFGFLFLFTVGGVTGVVLSQASVDRAYHDTYYVVAHFHYVMSLGAVFAIFSGVYFYFGKMTGRQYNELGAQIHFWMFFIGANLTFFPQHFLGRQGMPRRYIDYPEGFAYWNKISSYGAFLSFASFILFFGVVIYSLLRGARITQNNYWNEYADTLEWTLPCPPPEHTFETLPKQEEWDRSHSH, from the coding sequence ATGGCAGATGCAGCCATTCATGGTCACGGCCACGAAGACGAGCGCGGTTTCTTTACCCGCTGGTTCATGAGCACGAACCATAAGGATATCGGCATTCTCTACCTGATCGTTTCGGCGATCGTTGGTTTCATCTCCGTCGCGTTCACCGTTTACATGCGGCTTGAACTGATGGATCCCGGCGTTCAGTACATGTGCCTTGAAGGTGCACGTCTTATCGCAGACGCGTCCGCGGAATGTACCCCCAACGGGCACCTCTGGAACGTATTGATTACTGGTCACGGCATCCTGATGATGTTCTTCGTGGTCATCCCTGCCTTGTTCGGCGGGTTCGGCAACTACTTCATGCCGCTGCAAATTGGCGCGCCGGACATGGCGTTCCCGCGGATGAACAACCTGTCGTTCTGGATGTATGTCGCAGGCACATCTCTGGCGGTCGCGTCGGTACTTAGCCCCGGCGGTAATGACCAGCTTGGCTCTGGTGTTGGTTGGGTTCTCTACCCGCCACTGTCCACCAACGAAGGCGGCTTCTCGATGGATCTCGCAATCTTTGCGGTCCACGTATCCGGTGCCTCTTCGATCCTGGGTGCGATCAACATGATCACCACCTTCCTGAACATGCGTGCACCGGGCATGACCCTCTTCAAGGTGCCGCTGTTTAGCTGGTCGATCTTCGTCACCTCCTGGCTGATCCTCTTGTCTCTGCCGGTTCTGGCAGGCGCGATCACCATGTTGCTGATGGACCGCAACTTTGGGTTCACCTTCTTTGATCCTGCCGGCGGTGGCGACCCGATCCTGTATCAGCACATCCTGTGGTTCTTTGGCCACCCGGAAGTGTACATCGTGATCCTGCCGGGCTTCGGCATCATCTCTCACGTGATCGCGACCTTCGCGCGCAAGCCAGTCTTTGGCTACCTGCCGATGGTCTGGGCGATCATTGCGATTGGTGTTCTGGGCTTCGTCGTTTGGGCGCACCACATGTACACCGTCGGCATGTCGCTGAACCAGCAGGCCTACTTCATGCTGGCCACAATGGTCATCGCGGTTCCGACCGGGGTAAAAGTGTTCTCGTGGATCGCCACCATGTGGGGCGGCTCGATCGAGTTCAAGGCACCAATGATGTTTGCGTTCGGCTTCCTGTTCCTGTTCACCGTTGGTGGTGTGACCGGTGTGGTTCTGTCACAGGCATCCGTGGACCGTGCATATCACGACACCTACTATGTGGTTGCGCACTTCCACTACGTGATGTCGCTGGGTGCTGTCTTTGCGATCTTCTCGGGCGTGTATTTCTACTTCGGTAAAATGACTGGTCGTCAGTACAACGAGCTGGGCGCTCAGATCCACTTTTGGATGTTTTTCATCGGCGCCAACCTGACCTTCTTCCCGCAACACTTCCTCGGGCGTCAGGGCATGCCGCGTCGTTACATCGACTATCCAGAAGGTTTCGCATATTGGAACAAGATCTCGTCCTATGGCGCGTTCCTGTCCTTCGCTTCATTCATTCTGTTCTTTGGTGTTGTGATCTACTCGCTGCTGCGTGGCGCTCGCATCACCCAGAACAACTACTGGAACGAATATGCGGACACACTGGAGTGGACGCTGCCTTGCCCACCACCAGAGCATACCTTTGAAACCCTGCCCAAGCAGGAAGAATGGGATCGTTCCCACTCGCACTAA
- a CDS encoding pyrimidine 5'-nucleotidase, translating to MVAQSFSHVRHWVFDLDNTLYHPSARLFDQIEIKMTDYVMTALGVDRLLANKLRDDYWRDHGTTLAGLMAHHDIDPDPFLVAVHDISFDDLEPDALLAERIQNLPGKRIIYTNGTAPYAEQVLAARGLDGCFDEVYGVEHANYRPKPERQAFDIIFAKAGVEPEQAAMFEDDPRNLQAPHNLGMRTVHVAPTAITGAHIHHHTDDLTRFLGLL from the coding sequence ATGGTAGCCCAATCTTTTTCCCACGTCCGTCATTGGGTGTTCGATCTCGACAACACCCTCTATCACCCGTCCGCTCGGCTCTTTGATCAGATCGAGATCAAGATGACGGACTATGTGATGACAGCTCTTGGCGTTGACAGGCTGCTCGCAAATAAGCTGCGCGATGATTATTGGCGCGACCATGGCACCACCCTGGCCGGGTTAATGGCGCATCACGACATCGACCCCGATCCGTTTCTGGTCGCTGTGCATGACATCAGCTTTGACGATCTGGAACCCGACGCGCTCTTGGCCGAGCGGATCCAAAACCTGCCTGGCAAGCGGATCATCTATACCAACGGCACTGCCCCTTATGCAGAACAGGTGCTGGCGGCACGCGGTTTGGACGGCTGTTTCGATGAAGTCTATGGGGTCGAGCACGCAAATTACCGCCCCAAGCCTGAGCGTCAGGCGTTTGACATCATCTTTGCCAAAGCCGGGGTCGAGCCTGAACAGGCCGCAATGTTCGAGGATGACCCGCGCAACCTTCAGGCGCCGCATAATCTGGGAATGCGCACCGTGCATGTGGCACCAACCGCGATCACCGGCGCGCATATCCATCACCACACAGATGATCTGACCCGCTTTCTCGGGCTGTTATAG
- a CDS encoding DUF2244 domain-containing protein: MPYHWITSQSDTCQELHLWPHQSLPPEGYVRFLGALAVLITIPMIPLLGSAALWGVLPFVTATLFAVKWALDRSRRDRHVLEVLTLDPTEAHLERINPTGKRQSWSCNRFWTRVELHADDGPVPSYVTLRGSGREVEIGAFLSEDERKALYDELQTALSRT, encoded by the coding sequence ATGCCGTATCACTGGATCACATCACAGTCCGACACCTGCCAAGAGCTGCATCTCTGGCCGCATCAGTCGCTGCCACCAGAAGGCTATGTCCGTTTTCTGGGCGCGCTAGCTGTGCTTATCACCATCCCGATGATCCCGCTTCTGGGCAGCGCCGCACTTTGGGGCGTGCTGCCCTTTGTGACGGCCACGCTGTTTGCGGTGAAATGGGCCCTGGATCGCAGCCGCCGTGATCGCCATGTGCTGGAGGTGCTGACGCTGGACCCGACTGAGGCGCATCTGGAGCGGATCAACCCCACCGGCAAGCGTCAAAGCTGGAGCTGCAACCGCTTCTGGACCAGAGTTGAGCTGCACGCAGATGATGGACCCGTCCCCAGCTATGTCACGCTGCGGGGCAGTGGCCGCGAAGTGGAGATCGGCGCTTTCCTCAGCGAGGACGAGCGCAAGGCGCTCTATGATGAATTGCAGACTGCGCTCAGCCGCACCTGA